A section of the Falco peregrinus isolate bFalPer1 chromosome 3, bFalPer1.pri, whole genome shotgun sequence genome encodes:
- the LOC114011428 gene encoding interferon alpha-inducible protein 27-like protein 2A, with protein MTRRAGRGGAGRGGAGRGRQGGQGLSFRAMKNKVKGAAIGATVGVGVALFGVPAGVCVLGFKATGIAAGSLAAKMMSAAAIANNGAVAAGSTVAVLQSIGAGGFSLGAKIGLMSTLGPLGAVAGSRLFNWKKTSGDKPK; from the exons ATGACGCGccgagcggggcggggcggggcggggcggggcggggcggggcggggccggcagggtgggcagggccTCTCCTTCCGAGCCATGAAGAACAAAGTCAAAGGAGCCGCCATCGGAGCCACTGTCGGAGTAG GGGTGGCCCTCTTTGGCGTCCCCGCGGGCGTCTGTGTGCTGGGCTTTAAGGCGACCGGCATCGCCGCTGGGTCCCTGGCTGCCAAGATGATGTCAGCAGCTGCCATAGCCAACAACGGAGCAGTGGCGGCCGGCAGCACCGTGGCCGTGCTGCAGTCGATTg gagctggaggtTTTTCTCTTGGTGCCAAAATCGGGCTGATGTCTACCCTGGGGCCGCTCGGTGCAGTGGCCGGTTCCAGGCTGTTCAACTGGAAGAAAACTTCAGGTGACAAACCCAAGTGA